A genome region from Jeotgalibacillus aurantiacus includes the following:
- the ileS gene encoding isoleucine--tRNA ligase — protein sequence MEYKDTLLMPKTAFPMRGNLPNREPEIQEKWAEMDIYKKVQERTAGRPLFVLHDGPPYANGDLHMGHALNKVLKDFIVRYKSMSGFSAPYVPGWDTHGLPIEQALTNKGVKRKEMTVAEFREKCAEYALQQIDNQRSQFKRIGVRGDWENPYITLNPEYEAQQIRVFGDMAKKGYIYKGKKPVYWSPSSESALAEAEIEYQDKRSPSIYVAFDVKDGKGVLDAGVKFVIWTTTPWTIPANLAIALHPDLDYVVVKENGEQYVVAKELLEEVTEKVEWTSPEIVSTYKGAELEHITAQHPLYDRESLVILGEHVTTDAGTGCVHTAPGHGEDDFIVGKKYGLDVLCPVDDKGVFTAEAPGFEGLFYDTANKPISEKLEEAGALLKLEFFTHSYPHDWRTKKPVIFRATAQWFASIDNFREELLQAVKDTKWIPAWGETRLFNMVRDRGDWCISRQRAWGVPIPVFYAENGDAIITEETISHVSALFAEHGSNIWFEKEANELLPEGFTHEGSPNGRFTKETDIMDVWFDSGSSHQSVLEAREELQRPADLYLEGSDQYRGWFNSSLTTGVAVTGKAPYKGVLSHGFALDGNGRKMSKSLGNVVLPSKVMNQLGADILRLWVASVDYQADVRVSDPILKQVAEVYRKIRNTLRFLLANLDDFEPAKNAVTFNELREVDQFMMVRLNQVVKSVNASYENYEFASIYHTINNFCTTDLSSFYLDFAKDILYIEAADHKDRRAMQTVMYESLVSLVKLLSPILSHTADEVWAFIPGVEEESVQLTDMPVAETFENEKALLDKWNAFLDVRDDVLKALEEARNAKLIGKSLSAKVTLYADDKTHALLSSVSEDLKQLFIVSDFELKGAEGAPSEALQFEGHKVAVEKAEGETCDRCWTVSTEVGQDSDHPSLCPRCAGVVKEHYAHLTAE from the coding sequence ATGGAGTACAAAGATACATTACTCATGCCTAAAACAGCTTTTCCAATGAGAGGCAATCTGCCTAACCGCGAGCCTGAAATTCAGGAAAAATGGGCAGAGATGGACATTTATAAAAAGGTGCAGGAAAGAACGGCAGGAAGACCGTTATTTGTGCTGCATGACGGACCTCCGTATGCGAACGGGGACCTTCATATGGGGCACGCACTGAATAAAGTACTGAAAGATTTTATCGTACGTTATAAATCAATGAGCGGTTTTAGCGCGCCTTATGTGCCGGGCTGGGATACACACGGTCTGCCGATTGAACAGGCTCTTACAAACAAGGGTGTAAAGCGTAAAGAAATGACAGTGGCTGAATTCCGTGAAAAATGTGCGGAATATGCACTCCAGCAGATTGATAACCAGCGCTCACAGTTTAAGCGCATCGGTGTTCGTGGTGATTGGGAAAACCCGTATATTACATTGAACCCAGAGTATGAAGCACAGCAGATCCGTGTATTCGGCGATATGGCGAAAAAGGGCTACATCTACAAAGGGAAAAAGCCTGTTTACTGGTCTCCATCAAGTGAGTCAGCGCTTGCTGAAGCAGAGATTGAATACCAGGATAAGCGTTCACCTTCTATTTATGTTGCGTTTGACGTAAAGGATGGAAAAGGTGTACTGGATGCAGGTGTGAAATTTGTTATCTGGACGACAACACCTTGGACGATTCCTGCTAACCTTGCGATCGCCCTTCACCCGGATCTTGACTATGTAGTGGTGAAAGAGAACGGTGAACAATACGTGGTAGCAAAGGAACTGCTGGAAGAAGTGACTGAAAAGGTTGAGTGGACATCACCTGAGATTGTCAGCACGTATAAAGGAGCTGAGCTTGAGCATATTACGGCACAGCATCCTCTTTATGACCGTGAGAGCCTTGTCATTCTTGGTGAGCACGTCACTACTGATGCCGGAACAGGCTGCGTTCATACAGCACCTGGCCACGGGGAAGACGACTTTATTGTCGGGAAAAAATACGGACTGGATGTATTGTGTCCGGTTGATGATAAAGGTGTGTTTACTGCAGAGGCACCTGGTTTTGAAGGATTATTTTATGATACGGCGAATAAACCTATTTCTGAAAAGCTGGAAGAAGCAGGCGCACTGTTAAAACTTGAATTTTTCACACACAGCTATCCGCATGACTGGAGAACAAAAAAGCCGGTTATTTTCCGTGCAACAGCCCAGTGGTTTGCGTCGATTGATAACTTCCGTGAAGAATTGCTGCAGGCAGTAAAGGATACGAAGTGGATTCCTGCATGGGGTGAAACACGTCTGTTCAACATGGTTCGTGACCGCGGCGACTGGTGTATTTCCCGCCAGCGTGCATGGGGTGTTCCGATTCCTGTTTTTTATGCTGAAAACGGTGATGCGATTATTACGGAAGAAACGATCAGTCACGTTTCAGCACTGTTTGCTGAGCATGGGTCAAATATCTGGTTTGAAAAAGAAGCGAATGAGCTTCTGCCTGAAGGATTTACACATGAAGGCAGTCCGAACGGCCGCTTCACAAAAGAGACAGACATTATGGATGTGTGGTTTGACAGCGGATCATCCCACCAGTCTGTACTTGAGGCAAGAGAAGAGCTTCAAAGACCGGCTGATCTGTATCTTGAAGGCAGTGACCAGTATCGCGGATGGTTTAACTCTTCGCTTACAACCGGTGTTGCTGTAACTGGTAAAGCACCATATAAAGGTGTACTAAGCCACGGCTTTGCACTTGATGGAAATGGCCGCAAAATGAGTAAATCACTTGGAAATGTTGTGCTTCCATCTAAGGTAATGAATCAGCTCGGTGCAGATATTTTAAGACTGTGGGTTGCTTCCGTTGATTACCAGGCTGACGTACGTGTATCTGATCCGATTTTAAAGCAGGTTGCAGAAGTATACAGAAAGATTCGTAACACACTGCGCTTCCTTCTGGCAAACCTGGACGATTTCGAACCTGCAAAGAATGCTGTTACGTTCAATGAGCTAAGAGAAGTGGATCAGTTTATGATGGTCCGTCTGAATCAGGTTGTTAAATCCGTGAACGCTTCTTATGAAAATTATGAGTTTGCGTCGATTTACCATACAATTAATAATTTCTGTACGACAGACCTGAGCTCGTTTTATCTTGATTTTGCGAAGGATATTTTATATATCGAAGCAGCAGATCACAAGGATCGCCGTGCGATGCAGACGGTAATGTATGAGTCACTTGTATCTCTTGTGAAGCTGTTGTCTCCAATTCTTTCTCATACTGCGGATGAGGTTTGGGCGTTCATTCCGGGTGTGGAAGAGGAGAGTGTTCAGCTGACAGATATGCCTGTAGCTGAGACGTTTGAAAATGAAAAAGCACTGCTTGATAAGTGGAACGCGTTCCTTGATGTGCGTGATGATGTATTGAAGGCGCTTGAGGAAGCGAGAAATGCGAAGCTGATCGGTAAATCACTGTCAGCGAAAGTGACGCTTTATGCAGATGATAAGACGCATGCTTTGTTGTCGTCAGTAAGTGAAGATTTAAAGCAGCTGTTTATTGTGTCTGATTTTGAATTGAAGGGTGCTGAAGGAGCTCCTTCAGAAGCGCTTCAATTTGAGGGACATAAAGTGGCTGTTGAGAAGGCGGAAGGAGAGACGTGTGACCGCTGCTGGACGGTTTCAACTGAGGTTGGACAGGACAGTGATCACCCGTCACTTTGCCCGCGCTGTGCAGGTGTTGTGAAGGAGCATTATGCTCACTTGACTGCAGAATAA
- the lspA gene encoding signal peptidase II encodes MIYYLLALFIIAVDQLTKFLVVRNMEVGESINVVDGFFYLTSHRNTGAAWGMLEGQMWLFYIVTLIVIGGILYYFHKHAKGNVLFSVSLMILLGGAIGNFIDRIFRQEVVDFLQLTIFNFIFNIADAALTIGVVLLFVQMIVEEVQEKRKKNGKHSTLNTGK; translated from the coding sequence GTGATCTATTATTTGCTGGCTTTATTCATTATCGCAGTGGATCAGCTGACGAAGTTTCTGGTGGTCCGGAATATGGAGGTTGGGGAGTCCATTAATGTAGTGGATGGATTCTTTTATTTGACGTCTCACCGTAACACAGGGGCTGCCTGGGGGATGCTTGAGGGACAGATGTGGCTGTTTTATATTGTCACTTTAATTGTGATCGGCGGCATTCTTTATTATTTTCACAAGCATGCAAAAGGGAATGTCCTGTTCAGTGTCAGTTTAATGATTTTACTTGGTGGAGCGATCGGGAATTTTATTGACCGGATCTTCAGACAGGAAGTTGTGGATTTTCTTCAGCTTACGATCTTTAATTTTATTTTCAACATTGCAGATGCCGCTCTTACAATTGGAGTAGTATTGCTCTTCGTCCAGATGATTGTCGAAGAAGTGCAGGAAAAGAGGAAGAAAAATGGAAAGCATTCAACACTTAATACAGGAAAATGA
- a CDS encoding YggT family protein: METIFSLLITLLQFYSYALIIYILLSWFPNARESSFGQILGRICEPYLEPFRKIIPPLGMIDISPIVAIIALNFAGMGLRQLYFMIM, from the coding sequence ATGGAAACAATTTTTAGTTTGCTAATTACGTTATTACAATTTTACAGCTATGCGCTGATTATTTATATTCTGCTATCCTGGTTCCCTAATGCCAGGGAGAGTTCATTCGGTCAGATTCTCGGCAGAATATGTGAGCCTTATTTAGAGCCTTTCCGCAAGATCATCCCGCCACTCGGCATGATTGATATTTCACCGATTGTGGCGATCATAGCGCTGAACTTTGCGGGAATGGGATTAAGACAACTGTATTTTATGATTATGTAG
- a CDS encoding YggS family pyridoxal phosphate-dependent enzyme: MSVKKNLEQIMNRIKKASEAAGRNPDEITIVAVTKYVSNERAEEAVRAGLVHLGENRPEGLDEKKKVIVSNQVKWHFIGSLQSRKVKKVINEVDFVHSLDRLSLAEEIQKRAEHPVKCFLQVNVSGEEQKHGLSPENASEFVEELVNYDKIKVIGLMTMAPNTQDEVVLRDCFMNLRKLRDLIQEKKLPNVPCTELSMGMSNDFEIAIQEGATYIRIGSSLVGE; encoded by the coding sequence ATGTCAGTTAAAAAGAATCTAGAGCAGATTATGAACCGGATCAAAAAGGCTTCTGAGGCAGCAGGGCGCAATCCGGATGAAATAACGATCGTTGCTGTCACAAAATATGTGTCTAATGAGCGCGCTGAGGAAGCCGTCAGAGCCGGTCTGGTCCACTTGGGGGAAAACCGTCCTGAGGGTCTTGATGAAAAGAAAAAGGTCATTGTTTCTAATCAGGTAAAGTGGCATTTTATCGGGAGCCTTCAATCAAGAAAAGTAAAAAAAGTCATTAATGAAGTGGATTTTGTTCATTCACTCGATCGATTGTCGCTTGCTGAAGAAATACAAAAGCGGGCTGAGCACCCGGTTAAATGCTTTTTACAGGTAAATGTGTCAGGTGAGGAACAAAAACATGGACTTTCCCCTGAAAATGCATCAGAATTTGTCGAAGAGCTCGTAAATTATGATAAGATAAAGGTAATCGGTTTGATGACAATGGCTCCAAACACACAGGATGAAGTCGTTCTCAGGGACTGTTTCATGAATCTCAGAAAGCTGAGGGATCTTATCCAGGAGAAAAAGCTCCCAAATGTGCCCTGTACAGAGCTTTCCATGGGAATGTCCAATGACTTTGAAATTGCCATTCAAGAAGGAGCAACCTACATACGAATCGGCTCTTCGCTCGTCGGAGAATAA
- a CDS encoding DivIVA domain-containing protein: MPLSPLDIHNKDFSRGFRGYDEDEVNEFLDHVMRDFELVLREKKELEEKLSMHTERLGHFTTIEETLNKSIVVAQEAAEEVKRNANKEAKLIVKEAEKNADRIVNESLSKARKIAIEIEELKKQSKVFRTRFKMLIEAQLELINNGDWDELMEYDLDTTELKRLEPEPHE, from the coding sequence ATGCCGTTATCGCCATTGGATATACATAATAAAGATTTCAGCAGAGGTTTCAGAGGATATGATGAAGATGAAGTGAATGAGTTTCTTGATCACGTGATGAGAGACTTTGAACTCGTTCTGCGTGAGAAAAAAGAGCTTGAGGAAAAGCTTTCTATGCATACAGAGCGTCTTGGGCATTTTACAACGATCGAGGAAACGCTGAACAAATCCATCGTTGTTGCACAGGAAGCAGCTGAGGAAGTAAAGCGTAACGCCAATAAGGAAGCAAAACTTATCGTGAAGGAAGCAGAAAAAAATGCAGACCGGATCGTCAATGAGTCCTTGTCAAAAGCGCGTAAGATCGCAATTGAGATTGAAGAGCTGAAAAAACAGTCAAAAGTTTTCCGTACCCGTTTTAAAATGCTGATTGAAGCACAGCTTGAACTGATCAATAACGGAGACTGGGATGAGCTGATGGAATATGACCTCGACACGACTGAACTGAAAAGACTTGAGCCGGAACCGCACGAATAA
- a CDS encoding YlmH family RNA-binding protein: MSVYQHFRKEEKDFIDQVLDWKADTEMKYAPKLTDFLDPRQQFIVQSLAGQQGEVQVAFEGGGDSERKRALFYPSYFEPQFEDFELSLLQVRYPEKFVTVEHSDVLGSLMGLGIKREKLGDIIFPEHGVQIVTTKEMSSFLSMNVTQIGKATVKTEAISWDEKGTPLEKWVEKQAFVSSMRLDTITASALSISRQKAQQLIQSGRVKVNFRVEERIAFECDQGDMVSVRKFGRFRIGEHLGTTKKDRIRTSFFYLE, translated from the coding sequence ATGTCTGTCTATCAGCATTTTCGAAAAGAGGAAAAGGATTTTATCGATCAGGTTCTCGACTGGAAAGCAGATACGGAAATGAAGTATGCACCGAAGCTGACAGACTTTCTGGATCCGAGACAGCAGTTTATTGTACAGTCACTTGCAGGACAGCAGGGAGAGGTTCAGGTTGCTTTTGAAGGTGGCGGTGATTCAGAGAGGAAAAGAGCGCTGTTTTATCCATCTTATTTCGAACCGCAATTTGAGGATTTTGAACTGTCTTTATTACAGGTCCGCTATCCTGAAAAATTTGTCACAGTTGAACATAGCGATGTACTTGGTTCACTAATGGGGCTTGGCATAAAAAGAGAAAAGCTCGGAGATATTATTTTCCCTGAGCATGGCGTTCAAATTGTCACGACAAAAGAAATGTCTTCATTTTTATCGATGAATGTCACGCAAATCGGTAAGGCGACTGTCAAAACTGAAGCCATCTCCTGGGACGAAAAAGGGACTCCTTTGGAAAAATGGGTGGAAAAGCAGGCTTTCGTTTCTTCAATGAGACTTGATACAATTACAGCATCTGCGCTGTCGATTTCAAGACAAAAAGCTCAACAGCTTATTCAAAGCGGAAGAGTGAAGGTGAATTTCAGAGTGGAAGAACGGATCGCCTTTGAGTGTGACCAGGGAGATATGGTGTCTGTCAGGAAGTTTGGACGCTTCCGGATTGGTGAACATCTCGGAACAACTAAAAAAGACAGGATCCGGACAAGCTTTTTCTATTTGGAGTAG
- a CDS encoding cell division protein SepF has product MGMKTKFKDFFFGEEEEYMEEVVEDRPEESNTRSLSPSKKSNQKQNVVSLQSIQQSSKMVLMEPRMYAEAQEIADHLKNHRAVVVNLQRISKDQAKRIVDFLSGTVYAIGGDIQRVGTDIFLCTPDNIEVSGNITDLIQED; this is encoded by the coding sequence ATGGGGATGAAAACAAAATTCAAGGATTTTTTCTTCGGTGAAGAAGAAGAATACATGGAAGAAGTAGTGGAGGATCGTCCGGAAGAATCAAATACGCGGTCGTTATCACCTTCAAAAAAATCAAATCAAAAACAGAATGTGGTCAGCCTTCAGAGCATCCAGCAGTCCTCAAAAATGGTATTAATGGAGCCGAGAATGTATGCTGAAGCTCAGGAGATTGCCGATCATTTGAAAAATCACCGTGCTGTTGTAGTCAATCTGCAGCGTATCAGCAAGGATCAGGCCAAGCGCATTGTTGATTTTCTGAGTGGAACCGTTTATGCAATCGGCGGCGATATTCAGCGTGTCGGAACAGATATATTTCTTTGCACACCGGATAATATTGAAGTGAGCGGTAATATAACCGATTTAATTCAGGAAGATTAA
- the pyrR gene encoding bifunctional pyr operon transcriptional regulator/uracil phosphoribosyltransferase PyrR, producing the protein MQETVVMDEQMMKRALTRIAHEIIERNKGVENCVLIGIKTRGIHLAERLKERIEAIESVTVPVGELDITMYRDDLEKKHGTGEPVVHNKELSLQVTDKKVIVVDDVLYTGRTVRAAMDAIMDNGRPTQIQLAVLIDRGHRELPIRADFVGKNIPTSSEEKIRVELKETDKNEQVTIYK; encoded by the coding sequence ATGCAGGAAACAGTCGTCATGGATGAGCAGATGATGAAGCGGGCACTTACAAGAATTGCCCACGAAATCATCGAGCGGAATAAAGGGGTGGAAAACTGCGTGCTGATCGGAATCAAAACGCGCGGTATTCATCTTGCAGAGCGTCTAAAAGAGAGAATCGAAGCGATTGAAAGTGTAACGGTTCCAGTCGGAGAGCTGGACATTACGATGTATCGTGACGATCTTGAAAAGAAACACGGAACGGGTGAACCGGTTGTTCATAATAAAGAGCTGTCATTGCAGGTGACGGATAAAAAAGTCATTGTCGTTGATGATGTTCTTTATACGGGCAGGACAGTGAGAGCGGCGATGGATGCCATTATGGATAACGGCCGTCCGACTCAGATTCAGCTGGCTGTCCTGATCGACAGGGGACATCGCGAGCTGCCGATCAGAGCGGATTTTGTAGGGAAAAATATTCCGACCTCCAGTGAGGAAAAAATCCGTGTCGAGCTGAAAGAAACCGACAAAAATGAACAGGTAACGATTTATAAGTAA
- a CDS encoding solute carrier family 23 protein, whose translation MENTERVKPVLDVEEKPKLDQWLTLSLQHLFAMFGATVLVPMLVGLSPAVALISSGLGTLAYLLITKGQIPAYLGSSFAFIVPIITATQLGGPGAAMLGAFFAGLAYGLVALLIYKFGVSWLMRILPPVVVGPVIIVIGLGLAGTAVNMAMYENPLAENPADFVYSGTHIAVALITLAITVIASIYFKKIFGLIPILIGISGGYIAALFAGLVDFQQVIDAPWFAVPDLFIPFVDYTPAFSWTGIIIMVPIAIVTLSEHTGHQMVVSKVVGRNFLEKPGLHRSILGDGVATMIAAMIGGPPNTTYGENIGVLAITRIFSVFVIGGAAVLAILFGFVGKISALISSIPTPVMGGVSILLFGIIASSGLRMLIEAKVDFSHKRNLIIASVIMIIGVGGAYVQFTETFVLPGMALAAIIGIALNLILPGRRKEEETLFNEKNKAA comes from the coding sequence ATGGAAAACACTGAAAGAGTAAAACCGGTACTTGATGTTGAGGAAAAACCGAAGTTGGATCAATGGCTGACATTAAGCCTGCAGCACCTATTCGCCATGTTTGGCGCAACGGTTCTAGTCCCGATGCTTGTCGGACTGAGCCCGGCTGTCGCACTGATCTCAAGCGGACTCGGAACGCTTGCTTATCTTCTGATTACGAAAGGACAGATTCCTGCTTATCTCGGATCATCCTTCGCTTTTATTGTGCCGATTATAACAGCTACACAGCTTGGTGGTCCCGGAGCCGCGATGCTCGGTGCCTTTTTCGCAGGGCTTGCCTACGGACTTGTCGCCTTACTCATCTATAAATTCGGCGTCAGCTGGTTAATGAGAATTCTTCCTCCTGTTGTGGTGGGGCCGGTTATTATCGTCATCGGACTTGGGCTTGCTGGAACTGCTGTCAATATGGCCATGTACGAAAATCCGCTCGCTGAAAACCCTGCAGACTTCGTTTACAGCGGCACGCATATTGCTGTTGCGCTGATTACACTCGCGATTACAGTGATCGCATCGATTTACTTTAAAAAGATTTTCGGTTTGATCCCAATTTTGATCGGGATCTCAGGAGGTTATATCGCAGCGCTTTTTGCAGGGCTTGTAGACTTTCAGCAGGTAATAGATGCGCCGTGGTTTGCGGTACCTGATCTGTTTATCCCATTTGTTGATTACACACCAGCATTTTCGTGGACCGGCATCATCATCATGGTGCCAATCGCGATCGTGACGCTGTCCGAGCATACAGGGCATCAGATGGTCGTCAGTAAAGTGGTAGGAAGAAACTTTCTTGAGAAGCCGGGTCTTCACCGTTCGATTCTCGGTGATGGTGTTGCAACGATGATCGCTGCGATGATTGGTGGTCCGCCAAACACGACATACGGTGAAAACATCGGCGTGCTTGCGATTACGAGAATCTTCAGTGTGTTTGTTATCGGAGGAGCGGCAGTCCTGGCCATCCTGTTCGGTTTCGTCGGTAAAATCTCTGCACTGATCAGCTCGATACCGACACCGGTAATGGGCGGGGTATCGATCCTGCTGTTCGGTATCATCGCATCAAGCGGTCTGCGTATGCTGATCGAAGCAAAGGTGGACTTCTCCCATAAAAGAAATCTGATTATCGCATCTGTGATCATGATTATCGGAGTAGGCGGAGCTTACGTGCAATTTACAGAAACATTCGTCCTCCCGGGCATGGCGCTTGCTGCCATCATCGGGATCGCACTTAACCTCATTCTGCCTGGCAGAAGAAAAGAAGAAGAAACATTGTTTAACGAAAAGAATAAAGCTGCTTAA
- a CDS encoding aspartate carbamoyltransferase catalytic subunit: protein MHFLTMDELSVEDIFEVIQQAQVLKHEKPIPMPEKYAVNLFFENSTRTKCSFEMAQKKLGMNVLSFDPGTASVHKGESLYDTVKTLEAIGVDVAVIRHSEERYFDALKDQVSISLINGGDGMGHHPSQCMLDLLTIYQEFGTFEGVKVTIAGDIRHSRVARSNTFALKRLGADVNFTGPEQWRDPEMPDVPFIPMDEAVKTSDALMLLRVQHERHTFGESFTKEKYHQEFGLTVEREKRMKHKSIILHPAPVNRGVEIADELVECSRSRIFKQMENGVPTRMAMLQYVLLKREELKHELIH from the coding sequence ATGCATTTTTTAACCATGGACGAGCTATCAGTTGAGGATATTTTTGAGGTGATCCAGCAGGCACAGGTGCTGAAACATGAGAAGCCGATTCCAATGCCTGAAAAATATGCAGTGAACCTGTTTTTTGAAAACAGCACGCGAACAAAGTGCAGCTTTGAAATGGCACAAAAAAAGCTTGGAATGAACGTCCTTTCCTTTGACCCGGGCACTGCCTCGGTTCATAAAGGTGAATCCCTTTACGATACAGTCAAGACGCTTGAAGCAATCGGGGTGGATGTAGCGGTCATCCGTCACAGTGAAGAACGTTACTTTGATGCACTGAAAGATCAAGTCTCCATTTCTTTAATCAATGGTGGAGACGGCATGGGGCATCATCCTTCGCAGTGCATGCTTGATCTTCTGACGATCTATCAGGAATTCGGAACGTTTGAAGGCGTGAAAGTGACCATTGCCGGTGATATCCGGCACAGTCGTGTAGCGAGGTCCAACACCTTTGCTTTAAAAAGGCTTGGAGCGGATGTGAACTTTACAGGGCCTGAACAGTGGAGAGATCCTGAGATGCCGGATGTTCCCTTTATTCCGATGGATGAAGCCGTTAAAACGAGTGATGCGCTTATGCTGCTTCGGGTTCAGCATGAACGGCACACATTTGGTGAGTCCTTTACAAAAGAGAAGTATCATCAGGAATTCGGTCTGACGGTGGAGCGCGAAAAGAGAATGAAGCATAAAAGCATTATTCTCCATCCGGCACCAGTGAATCGGGGCGTTGAGATTGCTGATGAGCTCGTAGAATGTTCGCGCTCCCGTATTTTCAAACAGATGGAAAATGGCGTGCCAACGAGAATGGCGATGCTGCAATACGTACTTTTAAAACGGGAGGAATTAAAACATGAGCTTATTCATTAA
- a CDS encoding RluA family pseudouridine synthase, whose protein sequence is MESIQHLIQENEQGKRLDAVLAGLEGDWSRTQVQQWIKEGNVTVNGSKTKPNYKAVQGDEITIEIPDPEPLDIEAEEMNLDIYYEDKDVLVVNKPKGMVVHPAPGHLSGTLVNGLMAHCKDLSGINGVLRPGIVHRIDKDTSGLLMVAKNDAAHEKLVQQLVDKTVTRKYQAVVHGLIPHEYGTIDAPIGRDTKDRQSMAVVDQGKKAVTHFRVLDRFKEFTHVECELETGRTHQIRVHLKYIGFPLAGDPKYGPRKTPDLNGQALHAGVLGFIHPATDEYMEFSCPPPESFSTFVDMLKNDR, encoded by the coding sequence ATGGAAAGCATTCAACACTTAATACAGGAAAATGAACAAGGCAAACGCCTTGATGCTGTTCTGGCAGGACTTGAAGGTGACTGGTCAAGAACGCAGGTACAGCAATGGATCAAAGAAGGTAACGTGACCGTAAACGGTTCTAAAACGAAACCTAATTATAAAGCGGTTCAAGGTGATGAAATCACCATTGAGATTCCCGACCCGGAACCACTTGACATTGAAGCCGAAGAAATGAACCTTGATATTTATTATGAGGACAAAGATGTTCTTGTCGTGAATAAGCCGAAAGGGATGGTTGTTCATCCTGCTCCGGGTCATCTTTCCGGCACACTAGTGAACGGACTGATGGCTCATTGTAAGGACCTTTCGGGCATTAATGGCGTTTTGCGTCCGGGGATTGTACACCGGATTGATAAGGATACTTCAGGTCTTTTAATGGTTGCCAAAAACGATGCTGCCCATGAAAAGCTTGTTCAGCAGCTCGTCGATAAAACCGTTACAAGAAAATATCAGGCAGTCGTGCATGGATTAATTCCGCACGAATACGGAACGATTGATGCGCCGATTGGCCGGGATACGAAGGATCGCCAAAGCATGGCAGTTGTAGATCAGGGAAAAAAAGCGGTGACACATTTCAGAGTACTGGACCGTTTCAAGGAGTTCACACACGTTGAATGTGAGCTTGAAACAGGCAGAACGCACCAGATCCGCGTTCACTTGAAATATATCGGTTTTCCTCTTGCAGGAGATCCGAAATACGGACCAAGAAAAACGCCTGATCTGAATGGACAGGCTCTACATGCCGGTGTACTTGGATTTATTCACCCGGCAACGGATGAATACATGGAATTTTCATGCCCGCCGCCGGAAAGTTTCAGCACATTTGTCGACATGCTTAAAAATGACCGTTGA
- the pgeF gene encoding peptidoglycan editing factor PgeF, with protein sequence MIRTVSERFLELEEWKSLFPSLTALFSTKNGGTGTGAFQSLNTGLHVQDDEHTVIQNRRLLAQAEGTELNMWIFADQVHGKRVVRVNRHHAGMGAESYEKSVRAADGLWTFDKGIRLSLGFADCVPLYFVEQDTGFIGVAHAGWKGSVSNIGAEMISQARDAGVRPEKISVLIGPSIGACCYIVDNHVIHHITQPDMQNVYQEVSDGQYKLDLPLYNKQLLVQAGVKEENVILSGLCTSCEDTLFFSHRRDQGKTGRMSAVIGWKEN encoded by the coding sequence ATGATTCGGACAGTTTCAGAGCGATTTTTAGAGCTCGAGGAATGGAAAAGCTTATTTCCGTCTCTGACAGCTCTTTTTTCCACCAAAAATGGCGGGACAGGCACAGGCGCTTTTCAATCATTAAATACAGGGCTGCATGTTCAAGATGATGAGCATACAGTCATTCAAAATCGCAGACTTTTAGCACAGGCAGAGGGCACGGAACTGAATATGTGGATTTTTGCTGATCAGGTGCATGGCAAAAGAGTGGTGCGTGTGAACCGCCATCACGCAGGAATGGGTGCTGAATCCTATGAAAAGTCAGTCAGAGCTGCAGATGGGTTATGGACTTTTGATAAAGGGATCCGTCTCAGTCTGGGATTTGCAGATTGTGTTCCCCTGTATTTTGTTGAACAGGATACAGGCTTTATAGGTGTTGCTCATGCAGGCTGGAAAGGGTCTGTATCCAACATTGGTGCAGAAATGATCAGTCAGGCGCGTGATGCAGGTGTGCGTCCGGAAAAAATCAGCGTATTGATTGGCCCATCTATTGGTGCATGTTGTTATATCGTGGATAATCATGTTATTCACCACATTACTCAGCCGGATATGCAGAATGTTTACCAGGAAGTATCAGATGGGCAATATAAACTTGACCTCCCTTTGTACAATAAACAGCTGCTCGTTCAGGCAGGAGTCAAAGAAGAAAACGTCATTCTTTCCGGTCTGTGTACGTCCTGCGAGGATACTTTGTTTTTTTCTCACAGACGGGATCAGGGTAAGACTGGAAGAATGTCCGCAGTGATTGGCTGGAAGGAGAACTAG